One region of Candidatus Eisenbacteria bacterium genomic DNA includes:
- a CDS encoding phage holin family protein, whose translation MAKTLLQFALVVGTFLILARVVPGFEVRDWGAAVIAALLFGFVNATLGLILRILTFPLILLTLGLFSFVVNALMLKFVAILVPGFTIIGFWPALLAALVLSAVNMLFKAATAEREEP comes from the coding sequence ATGGCTAAGACACTTCTGCAGTTTGCGCTCGTTGTCGGCACGTTCCTGATCCTGGCCCGCGTCGTTCCCGGCTTCGAGGTGCGCGACTGGGGTGCGGCGGTCATCGCGGCCCTCCTGTTCGGGTTCGTGAATGCGACCCTGGGGCTCATTCTCCGGATCCTGACGTTCCCTTTGATCCTCCTTACCCTGGGCCTCTTCTCCTTTGTGGTGAACGCTCTGATGCTCAAGTTCGTCGCGATCTTGGTGCCGGGCTTCACCATCATCGGCTTCTGGCCCGCGCTCCTCGCGGCGCTGGTCCTCTCCGCGGTCAATATGCTCTTCAAGGCCGCGACCGCGGAGCGCGAGGAGCCGTAG